The following coding sequences lie in one Nitratireductor mangrovi genomic window:
- a CDS encoding BA14K family protein: protein MNRFLKSVLVTTTVAATTLVPIIEASAGERWRQHRPRHPEQHHREQAKDDLLAAGILGLVIGGLVVGAISAAESEPDYVIDDYPDVDYFPPAPGKRYPRPQVVYADQHAYGGLEPWTREWFDYCRNRYRSFNDRTGTFRGYDGQDHFCVAN from the coding sequence ATGAACCGTTTCCTGAAATCCGTTCTTGTCACGACCACCGTCGCCGCGACGACGCTCGTTCCCATCATCGAGGCGAGCGCCGGCGAGCGCTGGCGTCAGCACCGCCCGCGCCATCCCGAACAGCACCATCGCGAACAGGCCAAGGACGACTTGCTCGCCGCCGGTATTCTCGGCCTGGTGATCGGCGGCCTCGTCGTCGGCGCCATCAGCGCGGCCGAGAGCGAGCCCGACTATGTCATCGACGACTATCCGGACGTCGATTATTTCCCGCCGGCGCCCGGCAAGCGCTATCCGCGCCCGCAGGTTGTTTATGCCGATCAGCACGCCTATGGCGGCCTCGAGCCATGGACGCGCGAATGGTTCGACTACTGCCGTAACCGCTACCGGTCGTTCAACGACCGCACCGGCACCTTCCGCGGCTACGACGGACAGGACCATTTCTGCGTCGCCAACTGA
- a CDS encoding nuclear transport factor 2 family protein → MTPAETVRQIYQDYSARDIAGALTHCADDICFQWIAEPSQSRYAGTCAGKDAFLARLMQLDADFEYLSFEAISILADGDRVAAETRMRLRRRTTDEEVEVNAADFWLFRDGKPVEMREYYDTALIASVL, encoded by the coding sequence ATGACACCGGCCGAGACCGTCAGGCAGATTTATCAGGACTACTCCGCGCGCGATATTGCCGGCGCGCTCACCCATTGCGCCGACGACATCTGCTTCCAGTGGATCGCCGAGCCTTCTCAATCGCGCTACGCGGGGACATGCGCCGGCAAGGATGCGTTTCTGGCCCGCCTGATGCAGCTTGATGCCGATTTCGAATACCTGTCCTTCGAGGCGATCTCCATCCTCGCCGATGGCGATCGCGTCGCCGCCGAAACGCGCATGCGTTTGCGCCGACGGACGACGGATGAGGAAGTCGAGGTCAACGCGGCCGACTTCTGGCTTTTCAGGGACGGAAAGCCGGTCGAAATGCGCGAATATTACGATACCGCGCTGATTGCGTCGGTCCTTTAA
- a CDS encoding CapA family protein, with the protein MANFPPRYVVSWPFRLVWPSLRGGEGLDRAPLRAKIDDGAGKPAARIVVLGDLGATPNARPLACDPTLRELIASADLVVANCEGPVMRRPRNLATRSGLRHAIEPDHLAGLLAALGVETKRLVLGLANNHILDQGTVGLAETLNHLKAMGVRSVGAGMAGPVPTLTVSAGLVDITLVAFTRWRNGGDAAYRRHVALQDALEPDDWRVVREEAARGGLTCVLPHWDWEFRHFPRPQTRRLARELAGKGATLIVGSHPHVLQPLERVDDALIAYGIGDLAGCLHERQPWPTRLSGMLSVDVDRAGRLLGYELTPVVRLRGERSDRLVPVSARSNGASANRVALLFPP; encoded by the coding sequence ATGGCGAATTTCCCGCCACGCTACGTGGTCTCGTGGCCGTTTCGGCTGGTCTGGCCTTCATTGCGAGGCGGCGAAGGGCTAGACCGGGCGCCGTTGCGGGCGAAGATCGACGATGGAGCGGGCAAGCCGGCGGCGCGGATCGTGGTTCTCGGCGATCTCGGTGCGACCCCGAACGCCAGACCGCTCGCCTGCGATCCGACGCTCCGGGAACTGATCGCCTCCGCCGATCTCGTCGTCGCGAATTGCGAGGGACCGGTAATGCGGCGGCCACGCAACCTCGCGACCCGGAGCGGGCTGCGACATGCCATAGAGCCGGACCACCTTGCCGGCCTGCTGGCCGCGTTGGGTGTCGAGACCAAACGTCTGGTGCTCGGCCTCGCCAACAATCACATCCTCGACCAGGGTACGGTCGGACTGGCGGAGACCCTCAATCATCTCAAGGCCATGGGCGTGCGCAGCGTCGGTGCGGGCATGGCCGGACCGGTCCCGACACTCACGGTGTCCGCCGGACTGGTCGACATCACGCTGGTCGCCTTCACCCGATGGCGCAACGGCGGCGACGCGGCCTACCGCCGTCACGTCGCCTTGCAGGATGCGCTCGAACCGGACGACTGGCGGGTGGTTAGGGAGGAGGCGGCGCGCGGCGGCCTGACCTGCGTCCTGCCGCACTGGGACTGGGAGTTCCGGCACTTTCCCAGACCGCAGACCCGGCGGCTGGCCCGCGAACTTGCCGGGAAGGGGGCGACGCTGATCGTTGGCAGCCACCCGCATGTGCTGCAGCCACTCGAAAGGGTTGACGATGCACTGATTGCTTACGGGATCGGCGACCTTGCCGGATGCCTGCACGAACGGCAGCCCTGGCCGACCCGGCTTTCGGGCATGCTTTCGGTGGACGTCGACCGCGCGGGGCGCCTGCTCGGTTACGAACTGACGCCGGTGGTCCGGCTCAGGGGCGAACGGTCGGACCGGCTGGTGCCGGTAAGTGCGCGGAGCAACGGCGCGTCCGCGAATCGCGTGGCGCTGCTGTTTCCGCCGTAG
- a CDS encoding helix-turn-helix transcriptional regulator: protein MTQPDAFPHEDLVRRMEGIQNRYDAYDVLQEICGNTGFRYGAVIALPPERDQRLADHVLLSNWPAEFIRGYDESGLLTTSPTFASARRAVAPITWSWQAASRRRNKADEGRARDLFKDFGILNGVIIPVGTARGPRLTFCLLGERGLPVSGEIASLLLLMTHFAERLQVIFDDVDGEPPAKLSDRERQCLVWTSAGKTSTEIGAILGLSEHTVNQYITSSCQKLGAVNRAQAVAKAIRWALID from the coding sequence ATGACCCAACCCGATGCGTTCCCGCACGAAGATCTCGTCCGGAGGATGGAAGGCATTCAGAACCGCTACGATGCCTATGACGTTCTGCAGGAGATCTGTGGCAACACCGGCTTTCGCTACGGAGCCGTCATTGCACTGCCGCCCGAACGCGACCAGCGTCTGGCTGATCATGTCCTGCTCAGCAACTGGCCGGCTGAATTCATCCGCGGTTATGACGAATCTGGCCTGCTGACGACGAGCCCGACCTTCGCGAGCGCCCGCCGCGCCGTCGCACCCATCACGTGGTCCTGGCAGGCGGCCTCGCGCCGACGCAACAAGGCGGACGAAGGCCGCGCCCGGGATCTTTTCAAGGATTTCGGGATTCTCAACGGTGTGATCATTCCGGTCGGAACGGCGCGTGGCCCCAGGCTGACCTTCTGCCTGCTTGGCGAGCGCGGCCTGCCCGTCAGCGGCGAGATCGCATCGCTGCTGCTGTTGATGACGCACTTCGCGGAGCGACTGCAGGTGATCTTCGACGACGTCGACGGCGAACCGCCGGCCAAACTATCCGATCGCGAGCGGCAGTGCCTGGTGTGGACATCGGCGGGCAAGACGAGCACCGAGATCGGCGCGATCCTCGGGCTGTCCGAGCACACCGTCAATCAGTACATTACCTCCAGTTGCCAGAAACTCGGCGCGGTCAATCGAGCCCAGGCTGTCGCAAAGGCGATCCGATGGGCTCTCATTGACTGA
- the uvrB gene encoding excinuclease ABC subunit UvrB, with translation MARSPGNKAPRKQAGEERSARKRRSPLTDFMDAAEPLDREGGFGEAPQPELSGAPLSGPVSDWARDMERAAEAEARQSEMRRIRSEAGKHRVRAGDTEEAKPGKGAKKIPERSAAPTKTARGTSMGGAASARDRAAAGLMPVAGLDVTLEDAASLANTGVTATVKALADLIESGNPLHKHGQLWTPHRPERPEKSEGGVPIRMETEYKPSGDQPTAIRDLVEGVGTHDRTQVLLGVTGSGKTFTMAKVIEETQRPALILAPNKTLAAQLYGEFKQFFPENAVEYFVSYYDYYQPEAYVPRTDTYIEKESSINEQIDRMRHSATRSLLERDDVIIVASVSCIYGIGSVETYTAMTFQMQIGDRLDQRQLLADLVAQQYKRQDINFVRGSFRVRGDTIEIFPAHLEDRAWRVSLFGDEIESITEFDPLTGKKTGDMKSVKIYANSHYVTPRPTLNQAVKSIKEELAHRLDELEKAGRLLEAQRLEQRTRFDLEMLEATGSCAGIENYSRYLTGRRPGEPPPTLFEYVPDNALIFVDESHVTIPQIGGMYRGDFRRKATLAEYGFRLPSCMDNRPLRFEEWDAMRPLTVAVSATPGGWEMEQAGGVFAEQVIRPTGLIDPPVEVRPAKSQVDDVLGEIRETAARGYRTLCTVLTKRMAEDLTEYLHEQGVRVRYMHSDIDTLERIEIIRDLRLGAFDCLVGINLLREGLDIPECGFVAILDADKEGFLRSETSLIQTIGRAARNVDGRVILYADTVTGSMERAMAETERRREKQLAWNAEHGITPESVRSRIADILDSVYEKDHVRADISDRAEEGALVGHNLRSHIEHLEKQMRDAAADLDFEQAARLRDEIKRLQETELAVMDDPLARDTGIANTKKSRRDKARGRGDDRSGRSAAPPAGAPEATASQDGRSGGYFAKPELDEMGSSGDHATPAGAVPRSLFKKQNHREAHGSDYGTPDDGSGGKGSLFRKNTLDEMTVRRTEKPAGGTPPSPPEDARPVRRHRAGAGSYEEAADERRARRSKKTGRPGS, from the coding sequence ATGGCCCGATCCCCCGGAAACAAGGCGCCGCGCAAGCAGGCTGGCGAGGAGCGTTCCGCGCGCAAGCGGCGTAGCCCGTTGACCGACTTCATGGACGCCGCCGAACCGCTGGACCGCGAAGGCGGCTTCGGCGAAGCGCCGCAGCCGGAGCTCTCGGGCGCCCCGCTTTCCGGCCCGGTGTCGGATTGGGCGCGCGATATGGAACGGGCCGCCGAAGCGGAAGCGCGCCAATCGGAAATGCGCCGTATCCGCTCCGAGGCCGGCAAGCACCGCGTGCGCGCGGGCGACACCGAGGAGGCCAAGCCGGGAAAGGGTGCGAAGAAGATTCCGGAGCGCTCGGCCGCTCCGACCAAAACCGCGCGCGGCACCTCGATGGGCGGCGCGGCTTCGGCAAGGGATCGCGCCGCCGCCGGCCTGATGCCGGTCGCCGGGCTCGACGTGACCCTCGAAGACGCGGCCTCGCTCGCCAATACCGGGGTTACCGCGACGGTGAAGGCGCTGGCCGATCTGATCGAGAGCGGCAACCCGCTGCACAAGCACGGCCAGCTCTGGACGCCGCACCGCCCCGAGCGGCCGGAAAAGTCCGAAGGCGGCGTGCCGATCCGCATGGAGACCGAATACAAGCCGTCCGGCGACCAGCCGACCGCGATCCGCGACCTTGTCGAAGGTGTCGGCACCCATGACCGCACCCAGGTGCTGCTCGGCGTCACCGGCTCGGGCAAGACCTTCACCATGGCCAAGGTGATCGAGGAGACGCAGCGCCCGGCGCTGATCCTGGCGCCCAACAAGACGCTGGCCGCTCAGCTTTACGGCGAGTTCAAGCAGTTCTTCCCGGAAAACGCGGTCGAATATTTCGTCTCCTACTACGACTACTACCAGCCCGAGGCCTACGTGCCGCGCACCGACACCTATATCGAGAAGGAAAGCTCGATCAACGAGCAGATCGACCGCATGCGCCACTCGGCGACGCGTTCGCTGCTGGAGCGTGACGACGTCATCATCGTCGCTTCCGTCTCCTGCATCTACGGTATCGGCTCGGTCGAGACCTACACGGCAATGACCTTCCAGATGCAGATCGGCGACCGGCTCGACCAGCGCCAGCTTCTCGCTGACCTCGTCGCCCAGCAATACAAGCGCCAGGACATCAACTTCGTGCGCGGCTCGTTTCGGGTGCGCGGCGACACCATCGAAATCTTCCCGGCCCACCTCGAGGACCGCGCCTGGCGCGTTTCGTTGTTCGGCGACGAGATCGAGTCGATCACAGAATTCGACCCGCTGACCGGCAAGAAGACCGGCGACATGAAGTCGGTCAAGATCTACGCCAACTCGCACTATGTGACGCCGCGCCCGACGCTGAATCAGGCCGTGAAGTCGATCAAGGAGGAGCTGGCCCACCGCCTCGACGAACTGGAAAAGGCCGGCCGCCTGCTCGAGGCGCAGCGGCTCGAGCAGCGCACCCGCTTCGACCTCGAGATGCTGGAGGCGACTGGTTCCTGCGCCGGCATCGAGAACTATTCGCGCTACCTCACCGGCCGCAGGCCGGGCGAGCCGCCTCCGACCTTGTTCGAATACGTGCCCGACAATGCGCTGATCTTCGTCGATGAAAGCCATGTCACCATCCCGCAGATCGGTGGCATGTATCGCGGCGACTTCCGCCGCAAGGCGACGCTGGCCGAATACGGCTTCCGCTTGCCGTCCTGCATGGACAACCGGCCGCTGCGTTTCGAGGAATGGGACGCCATGCGCCCGCTCACCGTCGCCGTGTCGGCGACGCCGGGCGGCTGGGAGATGGAGCAGGCCGGCGGCGTCTTCGCCGAGCAGGTCATCCGCCCGACCGGCCTCATCGACCCGCCGGTCGAGGTGCGTCCGGCCAAGAGCCAGGTCGACGACGTGCTCGGTGAAATCCGCGAGACCGCGGCGCGCGGTTACCGCACGCTCTGCACTGTGCTGACCAAGCGCATGGCCGAGGACCTCACCGAATATCTGCACGAGCAGGGCGTGCGCGTGCGCTACATGCACTCCGACATCGACACGCTGGAGCGCATAGAGATCATCCGCGACCTGCGCCTCGGCGCCTTCGACTGCCTGGTCGGCATCAACCTGCTGCGCGAGGGCCTCGACATTCCCGAATGCGGCTTCGTCGCCATCCTCGACGCCGACAAGGAAGGTTTCCTGCGCTCCGAGACCTCGCTGATCCAGACCATCGGCCGCGCCGCGCGCAATGTCGACGGCCGCGTCATCCTCTATGCGGACACGGTCACCGGCTCGATGGAACGCGCCATGGCCGAGACCGAGCGCCGGCGCGAGAAGCAGCTCGCCTGGAACGCCGAGCACGGCATCACCCCGGAAAGCGTGCGTTCGCGCATCGCCGACATTCTCGATTCCGTCTACGAGAAGGATCATGTCCGCGCCGACATTTCCGACCGCGCCGAGGAAGGCGCTCTGGTCGGCCACAATCTGCGCTCGCATATCGAGCATCTCGAAAAACAGATGCGCGACGCCGCCGCCGATCTCGACTTCGAGCAGGCCGCCCGGCTGCGCGACGAGATCAAGCGCCTGCAGGAGACCGAACTGGCGGTCATGGACGACCCGCTTGCCCGCGACACCGGCATCGCCAATACGAAGAAGAGCCGTCGCGACAAGGCCAGGGGGCGCGGCGACGATCGTTCAGGCCGAAGTGCTGCGCCGCCCGCCGGCGCCCCCGAGGCAACTGCCTCACAAGACGGAAGGTCCGGCGGCTATTTCGCCAAGCCGGAGCTCGACGAGATGGGCTCCAGCGGCGACCACGCGACACCGGCAGGCGCCGTACCGCGCTCGCTGTTCAAGAAGCAGAACCATCGCGAGGCGCATGGCTCGGACTACGGCACCCCGGATGACGGCAGCGGCGGCAAGGGCTCGCTGTTTCGAAAGAACACGCTCGACGAGATGACGGTACGGCGCACCGAAAAGCCGGCCGGCGGCACCCCGCCCTCACCACCGGAGGATGCCAGGCCGGTCAGACGGCACCGCGCAGGCGCCGGCTCTTACGAAGAGGCCGCCGACGAGCGCCGTGCCCGCCGGTCCAAAAAGACCGGCCGGCCTGGGAGCTAG
- a CDS encoding DUF1344 domain-containing protein, with protein MKTILVSATALLAAIGAAYAIDAEGVVQSVDEGARMVILEDGTTLKAADDVSLDGVAAGTRVKLTFDEATSTITALEKAM; from the coding sequence ATGAAGACGATTCTGGTCTCCGCCACAGCCTTGCTTGCCGCGATCGGCGCAGCCTATGCGATCGACGCGGAAGGTGTGGTGCAGTCGGTCGACGAAGGAGCCCGCATGGTGATCCTCGAGGACGGCACCACGCTGAAGGCGGCCGACGACGTTTCGCTCGACGGCGTCGCGGCCGGGACGAGGGTGAAGCTCACCTTCGACGAAGCAACCTCGACCATCACCGCGCTCGAAAAGGCCATGTAG
- a CDS encoding NIPSNAP family protein: MSNDDRTRVIELRQYQLRPGARDTLIELFDSQFIESQEACGMRVIGQFRDLDDPDRFVWLRGFASMEERAAGLTAFYGGPVWTEHGPAANATMVSSDDVHMLRPLAEPPTFQASDRTQRLLLAAILPCAPDGEIVGEIAAACSGAEGDVLALLGKEDAPNNWPRLSVHDRLVWVLIARFASEWALDRGVAAVAAAAALHADILDGPPELRRLAPTARSRL, encoded by the coding sequence ATGTCTAATGACGACAGGACGCGTGTCATCGAACTGCGTCAGTATCAGCTTCGTCCAGGCGCGCGCGATACGCTGATCGAGCTCTTCGACAGCCAGTTCATCGAGAGCCAAGAGGCGTGCGGCATGCGGGTGATCGGCCAGTTCCGCGACCTCGACGATCCGGACCGTTTCGTCTGGCTGCGTGGGTTTGCCTCGATGGAGGAGCGGGCGGCGGGCCTCACGGCATTCTATGGCGGACCGGTCTGGACCGAGCACGGCCCAGCGGCCAACGCGACCATGGTTTCCTCCGACGATGTGCATATGCTGCGCCCCCTCGCGGAGCCGCCGACGTTCCAGGCGAGCGACCGGACGCAGCGGCTGTTGCTGGCAGCAATTCTTCCTTGCGCGCCAGATGGCGAAATCGTCGGCGAGATTGCTGCCGCGTGTTCCGGCGCCGAAGGCGACGTGCTCGCCTTGCTGGGGAAGGAAGACGCGCCGAACAATTGGCCGCGGCTCTCGGTTCACGATCGACTGGTATGGGTGCTGATTGCGCGGTTTGCCAGTGAATGGGCGCTAGATCGCGGTGTTGCCGCGGTAGCGGCCGCGGCGGCGTTGCATGCCGATATACTCGATGGCCCGCCGGAATTGCGCCGGCTGGCGCCGACCGCACGCTCAAGGCTGTAG
- a CDS encoding class I SAM-dependent methyltransferase: protein MSQTLRDERFWDRLARKYAKDPITDMAGYEKTLGRTRTYLHAGDRVLEFGCGTGTTALKLAPHVGTYVATDISGEMIAIAREKATAGGEGRVDFQKGTLDDAPWEDSSFDAILAFNAVHMLTDVAAGVAAVRRLLKPGGLFVSKTPCLGDANILIRMAVPVMQMIGKAPSVSSFTAARLENVITDAGFSIIERARHGSRGMDIRPFIVARRD from the coding sequence ATGTCACAGACCCTGCGGGACGAGCGCTTCTGGGATCGCCTTGCGCGCAAATATGCCAAGGATCCGATCACCGACATGGCCGGATACGAAAAGACGCTCGGCCGCACGCGGACCTATCTGCACGCCGGCGATCGGGTGCTGGAGTTCGGCTGCGGCACCGGCACCACGGCGCTGAAGCTCGCGCCTCATGTCGGTACTTACGTCGCCACCGACATTTCCGGCGAGATGATTGCCATCGCGCGCGAAAAGGCCACTGCGGGTGGCGAAGGCCGTGTCGATTTTCAGAAAGGCACGCTGGACGATGCGCCCTGGGAAGACAGCTCGTTCGACGCCATCCTCGCCTTCAACGCGGTTCACATGCTGACGGATGTTGCGGCCGGGGTCGCCGCCGTCAGGCGCCTGTTGAAGCCTGGCGGCTTGTTCGTCTCCAAGACACCCTGCCTGGGCGACGCCAACATCCTGATCCGCATGGCGGTGCCGGTGATGCAAATGATCGGCAAGGCACCCTCCGTGAGCAGCTTTACCGCCGCACGGCTGGAAAACGTCATCACGGACGCCGGCTTCAGCATCATCGAACGCGCCCGCCATGGCAGCAGGGGCATGGACATACGGCCATTTATCGTGGCCCGTCGCGACTGA
- a CDS encoding helix-turn-helix transcriptional regulator yields MQPALKSSRQDWDWFCDRLDRLANMVDAYDFLRGLTDEAGFRHFAALKMQHDGEGGLSRQLIFTSLPETVIRGYDAAENALGSALRTARPFTWQHIGKTTADPQQADDHGRAVLARAGIRMGLGIPVFSSGSARGLVAFGGDRPLPDIDEVGRLSLGAIGLFDRMMTLDKPIPSMSEPRLTMRERQCLTWIGAGKTSVEIAAILGLSEHTVNQYVTSGCQKLGAVNRAQAVAKAIRLRLID; encoded by the coding sequence ATGCAACCCGCCTTGAAATCGTCCCGGCAGGACTGGGACTGGTTTTGCGATCGTCTTGATCGTCTCGCCAACATGGTCGACGCCTATGATTTCCTGCGCGGTCTCACCGACGAGGCCGGCTTCCGCCATTTCGCCGCCCTGAAGATGCAGCATGACGGCGAAGGCGGCCTGTCGCGCCAGTTGATCTTCACAAGCCTGCCGGAGACGGTCATTCGCGGCTACGACGCAGCCGAGAACGCTCTCGGCTCAGCGCTGCGAACCGCCCGCCCGTTTACCTGGCAGCACATCGGCAAGACGACAGCCGACCCCCAGCAGGCGGATGACCACGGTCGAGCCGTGCTGGCGCGGGCCGGCATTCGCATGGGATTAGGCATCCCGGTCTTCTCGTCTGGCTCAGCCCGCGGTCTGGTCGCGTTTGGCGGCGATCGGCCCTTGCCAGACATCGACGAGGTCGGACGTCTCTCGCTTGGCGCGATCGGCCTGTTCGACCGCATGATGACACTGGACAAGCCGATACCGTCGATGTCCGAGCCCCGACTGACCATGCGTGAACGGCAATGCCTCACCTGGATCGGCGCCGGCAAGACCAGTGTCGAGATCGCCGCCATCCTCGGTCTGTCCGAGCACACGGTAAACCAGTACGTCACGTCGGGGTGCCAGAAGCTGGGCGCCGTCAACCGCGCCCAGGCCGTTGCCAAGGCGATACGCCTGCGCCTGATCGACTAA
- a CDS encoding SixA phosphatase family protein yields MPELLLLRHAKSSWDDPTLADFDRPLAQRGRRAAHAMGKEILRRGWVPDLAIVSPALRTRQTWQLVADALPALDTRFDATIYEAGPQAILAAIRNADNDCRRLIVVGHNPGMEDLAAMLANAGTDAAAVDRLRTKFPTAALARFAFDGIWSDLAAGGATLTHFLRPRDLK; encoded by the coding sequence GTGCCCGAACTTCTGCTCTTGCGCCACGCCAAGTCGAGTTGGGACGATCCGACGCTCGCGGATTTCGACCGGCCGCTTGCCCAGCGCGGCCGAAGGGCGGCTCACGCCATGGGCAAGGAAATCCTGCGTCGCGGCTGGGTGCCCGATCTCGCCATCGTCTCGCCGGCGCTGCGGACGCGCCAGACCTGGCAACTAGTCGCTGACGCACTTCCGGCCCTCGATACCCGTTTTGACGCAACGATCTACGAGGCCGGCCCGCAGGCGATTCTCGCTGCGATCCGCAACGCCGATAACGACTGCCGTCGCTTGATCGTTGTCGGCCATAACCCAGGCATGGAAGACCTCGCGGCGATGCTGGCCAACGCCGGCACTGATGCCGCAGCTGTCGACCGGCTGCGCACCAAATTCCCGACCGCGGCACTCGCCCGCTTCGCCTTCGATGGTATCTGGTCGGACCTTGCAGCCGGCGGCGCGACCCTCACGCATTTCCTGCGGCCGCGGGATCTGAAATAG
- a CDS encoding cold-shock protein, producing the protein MGQMTGTVKFFNHAKGYGFITPDDGAKDIFVHISAVQASGLPGLEDGQKVSFDTEPDRRGKGPKAVNLVIA; encoded by the coding sequence ATGGGTCAGATGACCGGGACCGTCAAGTTTTTCAACCATGCCAAGGGCTACGGCTTCATAACGCCCGACGATGGCGCCAAGGACATCTTCGTGCACATCTCAGCCGTGCAGGCCTCCGGGCTTCCCGGTCTCGAAGACGGGCAGAAGGTATCGTTCGACACCGAGCCCGACCGCCGCGGCAAGGGTCCGAAAGCGGTCAATCTCGTGATCGCCTGA
- a CDS encoding DUF1801 domain-containing protein → MAGYLGEMPPERRRALKAVRAVVLEHLPDGYLEAVNWGMISYEVPLAASGKTYNGKPPMLAALANQKRHMALYLCGLYCRPALEPDFRKAFAESGRKLDMGKACVRFRALDDLDLKAVAKVVAAVPMQEFIELARSAHRKR, encoded by the coding sequence GTGGCCGGCTATCTCGGCGAAATGCCACCGGAGCGCCGCCGGGCGCTGAAGGCGGTTCGCGCGGTCGTTCTCGAACATCTGCCGGACGGCTACTTGGAAGCGGTCAATTGGGGCATGATCAGCTACGAGGTGCCGCTGGCGGCAAGCGGCAAGACATATAACGGCAAACCACCGATGCTCGCCGCGCTTGCGAACCAGAAACGCCATATGGCGCTTTATCTTTGCGGGCTCTATTGCCGTCCAGCCCTCGAGCCCGACTTCAGAAAGGCCTTTGCCGAGAGCGGGCGCAAGCTCGACATGGGCAAGGCCTGTGTGCGGTTCAGGGCACTTGATGACCTCGACCTGAAGGCCGTCGCCAAGGTCGTCGCGGCGGTGCCCATGCAAGAGTTCATCGAACTCGCGAGGTCAGCCCACCGGAAGCGCTGA
- a CDS encoding LysR family transcriptional regulator — protein MSDFDWNQARAFHATAETGSLSAGARKLGLTQPTLSRQVAALEAQMGVTLFERVGKRLVLTESGHDLLDHVRAMREAADAMALAASGRSQTIAGRVSISASDGIAVHVLPDIVERIRVDAPQIVLEIVASNALSDLRRREADIAIRHVRPEQPDLIGRLVRETTASLYASPDWVARHGLPEAPVDLADACFVGFDADGRFVEHLVSVGLPVSAENFQLISENSLVVWELVKRGLGLTFMLREVAEQTPGMIRLLPELDVTSIPYWLVTHRELRTSRRIRIVYDILAEELGR, from the coding sequence ATGAGTGATTTCGACTGGAATCAGGCCCGCGCCTTTCACGCGACGGCCGAGACGGGCTCGCTTTCGGCGGGGGCGCGCAAGCTGGGCCTGACCCAGCCGACGCTATCGCGTCAGGTGGCGGCATTGGAGGCACAGATGGGCGTGACCCTCTTCGAACGGGTCGGCAAGCGGCTGGTGCTGACGGAGTCGGGACACGATCTGCTCGACCATGTTCGGGCGATGCGCGAAGCCGCAGACGCGATGGCGCTGGCGGCATCGGGCCGGTCGCAGACCATTGCCGGTCGGGTGAGCATCTCGGCCAGCGACGGCATCGCCGTGCATGTCCTGCCCGACATTGTCGAGCGCATCCGGGTCGATGCGCCGCAGATCGTGCTTGAGATCGTTGCCTCCAATGCGCTCAGCGACCTGCGTCGGCGCGAGGCAGACATCGCCATCCGCCATGTGCGTCCGGAGCAGCCGGACCTGATCGGCAGGCTCGTCCGCGAGACCACGGCCAGCCTCTATGCCTCGCCCGACTGGGTCGCTCGGCACGGACTGCCCGAGGCGCCAGTTGATCTCGCCGACGCCTGCTTCGTTGGTTTCGATGCCGACGGCCGTTTCGTCGAGCATCTGGTGTCGGTGGGGCTGCCGGTCAGTGCCGAGAATTTCCAACTGATCAGCGAGAACAGCCTCGTCGTCTGGGAACTGGTCAAGCGCGGGCTGGGTCTCACCTTCATGCTGCGGGAAGTGGCCGAGCAGACGCCCGGCATGATCAGGCTGCTGCCTGAACTGGACGTAACGTCGATACCGTATTGGCTGGTGACGCATCGCGAGCTGCGCACCAGTCGCCGTATTCGCATCGTCTACGACATTCTCGCGGAGGAGTTGGGGCGATAG